The following coding sequences lie in one Populus nigra chromosome 15, ddPopNigr1.1, whole genome shotgun sequence genomic window:
- the LOC133674637 gene encoding glycosyltransferase BC10-like, translated as MQSRVVPLEEGKDPAVSIKASQSKPSPIRLLQLFLLFLAVCISFSIISMYTIKRSGVQTAGTTVKPAFKHCFDEPNTLDRWIRRPSNLLHKMSDEELFWRASFVPRIKKYPFKRVPKIAFMFLTKGPLPLAPLWEKFLKGHEGLYSVYIHSLPTFEAKFPPSSVFHRRQIPSQISEWGKMSMCDAERRLLANALLDILNERFVLVSESCIPLFNFTFVYGYIMRSKHSFIGAFDDHGPYGRGRYNENMAPEVNITNWRKGSQWFEINRKLAVNIVEDTTFYPKFEEFCKPHCYVDEHYFPTMLTVRAAPLLANRTLTWVDWSRGGAHPATFGRADIKEEFFKKVHEDKHCIYNNQSTSICFLFARKFAPSALEPLLHISRSVLGF; from the exons ATGCAATCAAGAGTTGTTCCATTAGAGGAAGGGAAGGACCCTGCAGTTTCGATCAAAGCAAGCCAATCCAAGCCCTCTCCAATAAGGTTACTCCAGttatttttgctgtttttaGCTGTATGCATCTCCTTTTCAATCATCAGTATGTATACAATCAAGCGTTCTGGAGTTCAGACTGCAGGGACAACTGTTAAGCCTGCTTTTAAGCATTGCTTTGATGAACCGAATACTTTGGATCGTTGGATTAGGCGTCCATCGAACCTGCTCCATAAAATGAGTGATGAGGAGCTCTTTTGGAGGGCTTCTTTTGTTCCTCGGATAAAGAAGTATCCCTTCAAGAGAGTTCCTAAGATTGCGTTTATGTTTCTGACAAAGGGGCCATTGCCTCTGGCGCCTCTTTGGGAAAAGTTTTTGAAGGGGCATGAAGGGCTCTATTCGGTCTATATTCATTCGTTGCCAACATTTGAAGCCAAATTTCCACCTTCTTCAGTTTTCCATCGGAGACAAATCCCAAGTCAG ATTTCTGAATGGGGTAAGATGAGTATGTGTGATGCTGAACGGAGACTCCTTGCCAATGCCTTGCTCGATATCTTGAATGAGCGGTTCGTTCTGGTGTCCGAATCTTGCATTCCTCTCTTTAATTTTACTTTCGTGTATGGATACATAATGAGATCCAAGCATAGCTTCATTGGTGCATTTGACGACCATGGGCCATATGGGAGAGGACGGTATAATGAGAATATGGCACCTGAGGTGAATATTACCAACTGGCGTAAAGGATCTCAATGGTTTGAGATTAACCGAAAGCTTGCAGTCAACATAGTGGAAGATACTACATTTTACCCAAAATTTGAGGAATTCTGTAAACCGCATTGTTATGTTGATGAACATTATTTCCCCACCATGTTGACCGTTCGAGCAGCACCACTCTTAGCGAACAGAACCCTTACCTGGGTGGACTGGTCAAGGGGTGGAGCTCACCCAGCTACCTTCGGAAGAGCGGACATAAAAGAGGAGTTCTTCAAAAAGGTTCATGAAGATAAGCATTGCATTTACAATAATCAATCCACTTCAATCTGTTTTCTTTTTGCGAGGAAATTTGCACCGAGTGCTTTGGAACCTCTGTTACACATATCACGAAGCGTTTTGGGATTTTGA
- the LOC133674948 gene encoding uncharacterized protein LOC133674948 codes for MEKDSLRSTNNGSTSTTTTTTTSAQRTSLDPIRQTTSSDLVLQWGNRKRLRCMKVQVKDVSTTPVHKTTVRVDRRVVRADNKDKDSTWYHPSSTNNNNSNHSNGYSNLRQRLSPPPPPSPPPPQRILRNSENSSAMRGGQSNGGGLRRIASPDKGAHDKRSNNHTNHHHHNSSKDHESHNNNKSAASSDTKKGGGSSSGGSGEAPPPPPPPVWPPKFVIALTNKEKEEDFFVFKGSKLPQRPKKRAKFIQRTLNLVSPGAWLCDLTLERYEVREKKITKKRPRGLKAMGNRDSDSE; via the exons ATGGAAAAGGACTCGTTGAGGAGCACCAATAATGGTAGCACgagcaccaccaccaccaccaccaccagtgCCCAGAGAACCAGCTTAGATCCCATTAGGCAAACGACGTCGTCTGATCTTGTCTTGCAGTGGGGGAACCGGAAGCGGCTCAGGTGCATGAAAGTCCAAGTCAAGGACGTTTCGACCACCCCGGTTCATAAGACAACAGTTCGTGTGGACCGTCGGGTTGTTAGAGCTGATAATAAAGATAAAGACAGTACTTGGTATCACCCGAGcagcacaaataataataatagcaatcaCAGCAACGGATATTCTAATCTCCGTCAACGTCTGTCTCCGCCTCCTCCGCCTTCTCCGCCGCCCCCTCAGCGGATTTTAAG GAACTCGGAGAATTCAAGTGCCATGAGAGGAGGCCAGAGTAACGGTGGTGGTCTGCGTAGGATTGCTTCACCAGACAAGGGTGCGCACGATAAGAGAAGTAACAACCATaccaaccaccaccaccacaataGCAGCAAAGACCATGAGAGTCATAACAATAACAAATCAGCGGCATCTTCGGATACCAAGAAAGGAGGAGGGTCATCTTCTGGGGGAAGTGGAgaagcaccaccaccaccaccaccaccagttTGGCCACCAAAGTTTGTTATTGCTTTAACtaataaagagaaagaagaagatttcTTTGTCTTTAAAGGATCCAAGTTGCCTCAAAGACCCAAAAAGAGAGCCAAATTCATTCAGCGCACCCTCAAT CTTGTGAGCCCCGGAGCATGGCTATGTGATTTGACACTAGAACGTTATGAAGTCAGAGAGAAGAAGATCACCAAGAAG AGACCAAGAGGGTTGAAGGCCATGGGAAATAGAGACTCTGACTCTGAGTAG